A stretch of the Geovibrio thiophilus genome encodes the following:
- a CDS encoding cell division protein FtsX, translating into MRISVVLRNGFRLFRETISLNLASVITVITVLFIYSMFVIIGSSSDSFLKEITKVDSMRVYVKSSSKTSVDELIKQLQEVEGVRSIVYYSQEDAYSYLKDSTVNINYLDKIPAELFPAFIEIAVKDDFQEVSRLREMERRIISLANVDVASYGEKWVQNFSDIRSAVKIFLVILTLLLTVSVGIIIFNTIRLSLFRYREDIKIYNLVGATRTFIEIPYVICSFVEITIAYFISSAFVYLFMLFMNVKLLTPVGLNFIVLPDVFYYLKTYIYLVIISTIASMISVASFLNKVKSINES; encoded by the coding sequence ATGAGAATTAGTGTCGTTCTCCGCAACGGATTCAGGCTTTTCAGGGAAACCATATCCCTGAACCTCGCCTCTGTAATCACTGTCATCACGGTACTTTTCATCTACAGCATGTTTGTTATAATCGGCAGCTCGTCCGATTCCTTCCTTAAAGAAATAACCAAGGTCGACTCCATGAGGGTTTATGTGAAATCATCCTCCAAAACCTCCGTGGATGAGCTGATAAAACAGCTTCAGGAAGTAGAGGGAGTAAGAAGCATCGTCTATTACTCGCAGGAAGACGCTTACAGTTACCTTAAAGACTCAACTGTGAATATAAACTATCTGGACAAGATTCCGGCGGAGCTCTTCCCCGCTTTTATTGAAATAGCCGTAAAGGACGACTTTCAGGAAGTGAGCCGTCTCAGGGAAATGGAGCGCAGAATTATAAGCCTCGCCAATGTTGATGTGGCAAGCTACGGCGAAAAATGGGTTCAGAACTTCAGCGACATACGCTCGGCGGTGAAAATATTCCTCGTGATACTCACCCTCCTGCTAACCGTCTCCGTCGGCATCATTATTTTCAACACCATACGCCTCAGCCTTTTCCGATACAGAGAAGATATAAAAATCTACAACCTCGTGGGCGCGACAAGAACATTCATAGAAATACCCTACGTTATCTGCTCATTCGTGGAGATAACCATTGCCTACTTCATATCCTCGGCGTTCGTGTACCTGTTCATGCTGTTCATGAATGTCAAGCTTCTTACGCCCGTGGGGCTGAACTTCATTGTTCTGCCCGATGTTTTCTATTATCTGAAAACTTATATCTACCTTGTGATTATAAGCACAATTGCCAGCATGATAAGCGTTGCCTCCTTCCTGAATAAGGTGAAAAGCATAAATGAATCTTAA
- the ftsE gene encoding cell division ATP-binding protein FtsE, protein MIKLYNVNVSFFGEKKALDGVNLKVAPGEFLYITGESGAGKSTLLRLIYADLNPTRGIVMVDGQNVSNMTHKTIPYLRRSIGVVFQDFKLLEEKTVFDNLRMALEIYYLKPKVMEDKIFPLLRKLGIFVKRDTMVRKLSGGEKQRVAIARALINEPKVILADEPTGNLDNDNADSIMRLLLENRDKGSTVIVATHDQRLMEHFPSRIVELKYGKIRTDSQTGFTAPDREENDEN, encoded by the coding sequence ATGATAAAGCTATACAATGTCAACGTATCCTTTTTTGGCGAAAAGAAAGCTCTGGACGGCGTAAACCTTAAGGTCGCCCCCGGCGAGTTTCTCTATATCACAGGGGAGAGCGGAGCCGGAAAATCCACCCTCCTCAGACTGATTTACGCCGATCTCAACCCCACCAGAGGCATAGTCATGGTGGACGGTCAGAATGTCAGCAATATGACTCACAAGACAATTCCCTACCTCCGACGCAGCATAGGCGTTGTCTTTCAGGACTTTAAGCTGCTGGAGGAAAAGACGGTTTTCGATAACCTCCGCATGGCGCTTGAGATCTATTACCTCAAACCGAAGGTCATGGAGGATAAAATATTCCCTCTTCTGCGCAAGCTGGGCATTTTTGTCAAGCGTGACACCATGGTAAGGAAGCTCTCCGGCGGCGAAAAACAAAGGGTGGCAATCGCAAGGGCGCTGATTAACGAGCCGAAGGTGATTCTGGCAGATGAGCCCACGGGCAACCTCGATAACGACAACGCCGATTCCATAATGCGCCTGCTCCTTGAAAACAGAGACAAGGGCTCCACTGTAATAGTCGCCACCCACGATCAGCGCCTCATGGAGCATTTTCCCTCCAGAATAGTTGAACTGAAATACGGCAAAATAAGAACCGACAGCCAGACAGGCTTCACAGCGCCGGACAGGGAGGAAAACGATGAGAATTAG
- a CDS encoding GGDEF domain-containing response regulator, which produces MIEAESGLIDKLSILYVEDEDSIRERLSRFLQRRTQTLYQASNGREGLEMFLEHKPDIIITDIRMPVMDGLSMAEQIREHSTDIPIIITTGHNDEEFFLRSIDIGIDKYIKKPINFKEFIQVLIRTAKTVIQQKELDSKNQFIKTILDINPQMLLITDGEKISYLNKSFLRYIKCENIEQFQDKFGSIDYFLIEKEDSFYRNRPFSEWVKTVINHPETDHMLIMTGDLQHKDPNNSDNSSFMIRVNKVPGHAEWLLSFSDITKLEQEKELYMVMSNQDYLTGIFNRKKFYDELNKEIDRVRRYSQKLSVIMFDVDHFKMVNDTHGHQVGDTVLQEISSIVQRAIRKTDVFARYGGEEFTVLMPGTSRQGATEIAERLRVEIESTAFTHAGVITCSFGVAEIEETDNSDTFLNKADVALYKAKDKGRNRVEVFDSGGIICKK; this is translated from the coding sequence GTGATTGAAGCGGAAAGCGGGCTGATAGACAAACTCTCAATACTTTACGTTGAAGATGAGGACTCCATCAGGGAGCGGCTGTCCCGATTCCTACAGAGGCGCACGCAGACCCTGTATCAGGCGTCTAACGGGCGGGAAGGACTTGAGATGTTCCTTGAGCACAAGCCCGACATAATTATAACCGATATACGCATGCCCGTTATGGACGGTCTCAGCATGGCTGAGCAGATCCGTGAGCACAGCACGGACATCCCGATCATCATCACCACCGGACACAATGATGAGGAGTTCTTCCTCCGCTCCATAGATATAGGCATAGATAAATACATTAAGAAGCCGATTAACTTCAAGGAATTCATTCAGGTGCTGATACGCACTGCAAAAACCGTCATCCAGCAGAAGGAGCTGGATTCCAAAAACCAGTTCATCAAAACCATACTGGACATCAACCCCCAGATGCTTCTGATAACCGACGGCGAGAAGATCTCTTACCTGAACAAGTCTTTCCTGAGGTACATAAAATGCGAAAATATCGAACAGTTTCAGGATAAGTTCGGCTCCATAGACTACTTCCTCATAGAAAAGGAGGACAGCTTCTACAGAAACCGACCGTTCAGCGAGTGGGTGAAAACTGTAATCAATCATCCCGAAACCGATCATATGCTGATCATGACGGGAGATCTCCAGCATAAGGATCCGAACAACTCCGATAACTCATCGTTCATGATAAGAGTGAACAAGGTTCCCGGACATGCGGAATGGCTGCTGAGCTTCAGCGATATAACCAAGCTTGAGCAGGAAAAAGAGCTGTATATGGTCATGTCCAATCAGGATTACCTGACGGGAATCTTCAACAGAAAGAAATTTTACGATGAACTCAATAAGGAGATAGACAGAGTACGCAGATACAGCCAGAAGCTCAGTGTCATAATGTTCGATGTGGATCACTTTAAAATGGTCAACGACACCCACGGACATCAGGTAGGCGACACAGTGCTTCAGGAGATCTCCTCCATTGTTCAGCGGGCTATCCGCAAAACGGATGTTTTCGCCCGTTACGGCGGAGAGGAGTTCACGGTGCTTATGCCCGGAACATCCAGACAGGGCGCAACAGAGATAGCCGAAAGGCTGCGGGTGGAAATAGAAAGCACCGCTTTTACTCACGCGGGAGTTATAACATGCAGTTTCGGCGTGGCGGAAATAGAGGAAACCGACAATTCCGACACCTTCCTGAACAAGGCTGACGTTGCCCTCTACAAAGCGAAAGATAAAGGAAGAAACCGTGTTGAGGTTTTCGACAGCGGCGGCATCATCTGTAAAAAGTAG
- the argS gene encoding arginine--tRNA ligase gives MKAVIKTLIDKAVEEILKEGGLEAELPEYTVEVPNNKDHGDFAANTALKLSKSLRKNPFDIAADIAGRMKHPLIEKCEPVRPGFINFSISKTFYTDLLRDCISSDVPFMSDMGGGRKVMVEFVSANPTGPLHIGHGRNAAYGDSLARILKAAGFEVMTEYYVNDAGKQMSNLGKSIYVRYLQVCGKDAEFPEDGYKGDYITDIAKELHKIHGDKLLSMDEKEALNLAFEYGLEDIRSGIEADLEEFRVTFQRWFSEKSLYESGEVEECLAELRTLGHVYDSEGAVWFASTKFGDDKDRVVKRQNGEYTYFASDIAYHRNKFRRGVRTSIDVWGADHHGYVKRLASAVYSLGIEDFDFNVSLIQMVNLIKDGERASMSTRAGEFITLKWLIDEIGVDAARFFYLMRDFEAQFDFDIDLAKKRTSDNPVYYVQYAHARVYGLYSKAAEQGLKWEKGAELHLLELDEEKEIIRKLYELRGIVETSAFHRQPHRVIYYLQELASMFHSYYYNNVIINPESPELSGARLSLCAGVAAAVRFGLDLLGVSAPERM, from the coding sequence TTGAAGGCTGTCATTAAAACCCTTATCGATAAAGCAGTTGAGGAAATATTAAAGGAAGGCGGGCTTGAAGCCGAGCTGCCGGAATACACCGTTGAAGTGCCGAACAACAAAGACCACGGTGATTTTGCGGCGAACACCGCCCTTAAGCTCTCAAAATCCTTAAGAAAAAATCCGTTCGATATAGCCGCAGACATAGCCGGAAGAATGAAGCATCCCCTGATCGAAAAATGCGAGCCGGTACGCCCGGGTTTTATAAACTTCTCTATATCAAAAACATTTTACACTGATCTTCTCCGTGACTGCATAAGCTCCGATGTTCCGTTCATGTCCGATATGGGCGGCGGAAGAAAGGTGATGGTGGAGTTTGTCAGCGCCAATCCCACCGGACCGCTTCATATAGGACACGGGCGCAATGCCGCCTACGGCGACAGCCTCGCACGTATACTGAAAGCCGCCGGATTTGAAGTAATGACCGAATATTACGTCAACGATGCCGGCAAGCAGATGAGCAACCTCGGCAAAAGCATTTACGTGCGCTACCTTCAGGTGTGCGGCAAGGATGCTGAGTTTCCTGAGGACGGCTACAAGGGTGACTACATAACAGACATAGCTAAAGAGCTTCATAAAATACACGGAGATAAACTCCTCTCCATGGACGAAAAGGAGGCGCTCAATCTCGCCTTTGAATACGGTCTTGAGGACATAAGAAGCGGGATAGAGGCGGATCTGGAAGAGTTCCGTGTCACATTCCAGAGATGGTTCAGCGAAAAATCGCTTTATGAAAGCGGAGAGGTTGAGGAGTGCTTGGCAGAACTCCGCACCCTCGGTCATGTCTATGACAGTGAGGGAGCCGTGTGGTTCGCTTCCACTAAATTCGGCGATGACAAGGACAGGGTGGTCAAGCGCCAGAACGGCGAATATACCTACTTCGCTTCCGATATAGCTTATCACCGCAACAAATTCAGAAGAGGGGTAAGAACCAGCATAGATGTATGGGGAGCAGACCATCACGGCTACGTGAAAAGGCTTGCCTCTGCCGTTTACTCTCTTGGGATAGAGGATTTCGATTTCAATGTTTCGCTGATCCAGATGGTGAACCTCATTAAGGACGGTGAGCGTGCGTCAATGTCCACCCGCGCCGGAGAGTTCATCACGCTGAAATGGCTCATAGATGAGATAGGCGTGGACGCGGCTAGGTTCTTCTATCTCATGAGAGACTTCGAGGCGCAGTTCGATTTCGACATTGACCTTGCGAAGAAACGTACCTCCGACAACCCTGTCTACTATGTTCAGTATGCTCACGCAAGGGTTTATGGGCTGTACTCCAAGGCGGCTGAGCAGGGGCTTAAATGGGAGAAGGGCGCAGAACTTCACCTCCTTGAGCTTGATGAGGAAAAGGAAATAATAAGAAAGCTGTACGAGCTCAGGGGGATTGTCGAAACGTCAGCCTTCCACAGACAGCCGCACAGAGTGATATACTATCTTCAGGAGCTGGCTTCAATGTTCCACTCCTACTACTATAATAACGTTATCATAAACCCGGAAAGCCCCGAACTCTCCGGAGCCAGACTGAGCCTCTGCGCGGGTGTTGCCGCCGCCGTGCGCTTCGGTC